The Actinomycetota bacterium genome has a segment encoding these proteins:
- a CDS encoding zinc-dependent metalloprotease, giving the protein AGLGLTESFDKIAEGMTRRRAERSSPERMMEKMFGLDLGNEQQRRGYRFVTAIAAAGGLEHLWQKPENLPDLGELAQPSRWLSRIGTG; this is encoded by the coding sequence GGCCGGGCTCGGCCTGACCGAGTCCTTCGACAAGATCGCCGAGGGCATGACCAGGCGCCGGGCGGAACGCAGCTCTCCCGAGCGGATGATGGAGAAGATGTTCGGGCTGGACCTCGGCAACGAGCAGCAGCGCCGGGGTTACCGCTTCGTGACGGCCATTGCCGCCGCAGGCGGGCTGGAGCACCTGTGGCAGAAGCCGGAGAACCTTCCGGACCTGGGAGAGCTGGCCCAGCCCAGCCGCTGGCTTAGCCGGATCGGAACCGGCTAG